One genomic segment of Vulpes vulpes isolate BD-2025 chromosome 2, VulVul3, whole genome shotgun sequence includes these proteins:
- the CRK gene encoding adapter molecule crk isoform X1, which produces MAGNFDSEERSSWYWGRLSRQEAVALLQGQRHGVFLVRDSSTSPGDYVLSVSENSRVSHYIINSSGPRPSVPPSPAQPPPGVSPSRLRIGDQEFDSLPALLEFYKIHYLDTTTLIEPVSRSRQGSGVILRQEEAEYVRALFDFNGNDEEDLPFKKGDILRIRDKPEEQWWNAEDSEGKRGMIPVPYVEKYRPASASVSALIGGR; this is translated from the exons ATGGCGGGCAACTTCGACTCGGAGGAGCGGAGTAGCTGGTACTGGGGGCGGTTGAGCCGGCAGGAGGCGGTGGCGCTGTTGCAGGGCCAGCGGCACGGGGTGTTTCTGGTGCGGGACTCGAGCACCAGCCCCGGGGACTATGTGCTCAGCGTCTCCGAGAACTCGCGCGTCTCCCACTACATCATCAACAGCAGCGGCCCGCGCCCGTCTGTGCCACCGTCGCCCGCCCAGCCTCCGCCCG GGGTGAGCCCCTCCAGACTCCGAATAGGAGATCAAGAGTTTGATTCATTGCCTGCTTTACTGGAATTCtacaaaatacattatttggACACTACAACATTGATAGAACCAGTTTCCAGATCCAGGCAGGGTAGTGGAGTGATTctcaggcaggaggaggcagagTATGTGCGAGCCCTCTTTGACTTTAATGGGAATGATGAAGAAGATCTTCCCTTTAAGAAAGGAGACATCCTGAGAATCCGAGATAAGCCTGAAGAGCAGTGGTGGAATGCAGAGGACAGCGAAGGCAAGAGGGGGATGATTCCAGTCCCTTACGTCGAGAAGTATAGACCTGCCTCCGCCTCAGTATCGGCTCTGATTGGAG